The Limanda limanda chromosome 20, fLimLim1.1, whole genome shotgun sequence genome has a segment encoding these proteins:
- the commd3 gene encoding COMM domain-containing protein 3 — MELSESVQRGLRSIADPSCLDQSVFPVLLDASFRSLLSGHGDPGVLDQPELQHIDRVLLKQSHAAAATFILEATRHNADRSTISSCLEELNFSAERIEIFYNTYQTHKKELGRLLASIGRRAPHVNDVSWRLQYHIKNAQVDKVNEPSYLISLNTENEGPSEDLNFTCTMEQLQDLVGKLKDAAKSVEKASQM; from the exons ATGGAGTTGTCCGAGTCTGTGCAGAGAGGGCTGCGCTCCATCGCCGACCCGTCCTGCCTGGACCAGTCCGTGTTCCCGGTGCTGCTGGACGCCTCGTTCCGCAGCCTGCTGTCCGGGCACGGTGACCCGGGAGTCCTCG ATCAGCCCGAGCTGCAGCACATCGACCGGGTCCTGCTGAAGCAGAGCCACGCTGCAGCCGCCACCTTCATCCTGGAGGCGACCAGACACAACGCAGACAGGTCCACGATCAG TTCCTGCCTTGAAGAACTCAACTTCAGTGCAGAGAGAATAGAGATATTCTATAACACCTATCAG acaCATAAAAAAGAGCTGGGACGTCTATTAGCAAG CATAGGAAGGCGAGCACCTCACGTTAACGACGTCTCCTGGCGTTTGCAATACCACATAAAG AACGCACAGGTCGATAAGGTCAACGAGCCTTCCTACTTGATCTCGCTGAACACTGAG AACGAAGGACCCTCTGAAGATTTAAACTTCACATGCACGATGGAGCAGCTACAG GATTTGGTGGGGAAGTTGAAAGACGCCGCTAAGAGTGTGGAGAAAGCCAGTCAGATGTGA